The genomic stretch ATCCACGTACACGTTTAAAACGCGTCCAGCAACTACCGGCCCCATCAAGTAAGACCGCCTAGCTTCAATTGTTCCCACCCCAAATAGTGTTGGCGCAAGCGATTGGTCGCTGACTTTAATGGTCGTGACTTTAGTGGATGCTAAAGGCCCAGAATTTAGAACAACAAATCCAAATACGACTAATAAAAATGTAAGCGTGAGACCCATCAGTAATTGACGACGGGTAATGTCCAATTCACGCATTCGGAGCAGAAGCGAACTTAAGAGTTCTTTTAATTTAATGGTGCTATTCATTTTTTTGAGCCATTAATGCACTTGAATAAAAGATGCCTATCTTTTGATCATGCTCCCTTTAGTTGTTTATGGGGTAATTTAATTAGCTATTAATATTGAAATGAACGCAATCGTTATTAATCTCTAATATTGATCTTTTTGTACTACTTAAAGCTATCATACACTATATATTTTTATATAGTGTATGATAGCCTAAACAACAAACTTGTTACTTCGAACGATCCCTACTTGGGTAAAAAAATATCTAAGCTAAGTGCAGCCTATTCCATCCTACAAAAACAATACAAGAACTGCTGTGTAGTACCCATTGGGGTGTGGTGAAGCTCTGTTGAGCTATCAATGAGCTTGAATGTCTTACCGAACTGTCCATGAAGATTCTCTGAGTCATAGCGAACCACATCCAGTCCGCTACACTTCTCTGGGCCCTCGGGTCCAAAGGTGGACATAATCACATAGCCGCCATGCTTCACTGAGCGCATTACTTGCTCTACGTATCTGGCTCGCTGAGCTTCTTCAGTTAAAAAATGAAATACGGCTCTATCGTGCCAAACGTCAAAATAGCCTTGGGGTAATGTTGCTTGAGTAATATCAGCGCAGTACCAGTGAACCTTATCAGCCTGCTTACCAACACGATCCCTTGCTATATCAATTGCTTTTTGAGAAATATCTAAAACACTGATGTCCCCATAGCCCTCAGATAAAAGGTCGTCTACCAACGTGGCTTCGCCGCCGCCAATATCAATAATGGCAGTACTCTTATCAGCACTTGCTTGGCGAATAAGATTTAATGATGTCTCAAGATGAGGTGCATACCAACTCACCGCATCTGGCGCTTTGGTGCCGTAAACCTTTTCCCAGTGCTGCTTGTTGTCCATAATTACCTTTCACATAATTATTTTTTCAATTCTATGCTCTTTTAAGAAATAGTCTCGATATCCATGACATTATCTAGGCATTGCATGCCGTCGCCCCTCATAAGCAATTGAGTTTAATCCCCCGCCATTTCATGACACGAGCTCGGCTTAGCCACTTAATCGCTATTTGGGCATCGATTGTCATCCACCTTGGACTGATCTTGTTATGGGCAGCATATGAAGGATTTATCTTTGTTAAACCCAAAGAGAAAAATCCAGGCATTATTGAAGCTTATATTGAACAGCCTATTACTAAAAACAATAGTGACCTAAATGCCAGTCCAAATAGTGACAATCAACCAACCTCATTGGTAGCACCATCAGCCCCAACCGCAGAAGAGTGGGCTTTTGCATCTAAGTACACACTAAAAAATAGCAAGGGATATCGCCACTCTTTTGGCCAGCAAGTGCGAAGCATGATGGGTACTGCTGAAGAGGGACCAGACCAAGGACATGTGAGATTCAGCATTGAAATTGCTCCAAATGGAACTGTTACTAAAGTAGAGACACTTTGGAAGACTTCGGACAAAGCAGAGCAACTGGCAAGAAGGGCTATTCAAAATATGCCGAGCCTGCCGCCAACGCCAACAGGAAAGCCACTTATTTTTGAGAGAACAATTTCGTTCACACCATTTTCCTCAAATGACGCCCCAATCTACAGAGATGATTGCTTGCCTGATACGCCTTCGTTTAGCAATCCATTTGCTTGGGATGGCAAGTCGCCTCAAGAAATCAAGAAGAGCAAACCTGCTGAAAAACTCAGCCCTGAAGCCTTGGCTGAATGCCTAAAGCAATTACCTCAGGACTCTATTGATGGCATAACTGCTGAAGCTCAACGTCAACTAGACATATGGAGTTCAGGAATACTCAATCGAGGAAAGTAGCATTCATATTCATGCGTATATACGCATATATATACGCCATTGTTTTAGACGACATTCCTATAATGGGGTAGGCACACACAATAAAGGCTTCTATGACTTGGATTATTACCAAATATCTCCTAACAGCGGGCATGGTTGTATTCATTTCTGAGGTTGCCAAACGAAGCGATCGTTTGGGCGGCTTTATTGCGGCTTTGCCACTGATGACTCTATTAACTTTAGTGTGGCTGTATGTAGAAAACCAGCCTGAAGAGAAAATTGCCAATCATGCCTATTACACATTTTGGTACGTTATTCCAACGCTGCCGATGTTTTTACTGTTTCCTTACCTGCTTCCTAAGTTAGGCTTTTGGCTAACAATGGGGGCTTGCGTGGTGACAACAGTTATTTGCTTTAGCTTATTTGCTTTGCTGATGAAAGGTTTTGGAGTTAATCTGCTTTAGGCAATGGCAGTTATTGGCCGATAGCAGCCATTGAGCGTCCCGTAACTAGACGCCGAATAAACTTGTTCCATTTAGAACAGACAATTACATATCCTCTATCTATCGAGGCTTGATATGAGCTGCCGCCCAATGGCCCATAAAAGACTCTTAGTCAATCCTTTTTACCTGGCTGCCTTAAAAAATAAACGCATAAAAACTAAATTTATTTAAATTAAAAACCCTGATAGCAACCAAAGCATCATCAAAAGACCGCCAAAGAAAATCACATAACCAACCAATGAGGACATACACAAAAAGTAGCCAGGCGGAGTTTCTGCGTTAGATAGACTTTTTATAAATTTTTTATGCTGAATTGCAGATAACAATGAGAGGCTTGTCCCAAGCAAGATCAAAGACATTCCAACAAAGGCTGAAATAGCAGAATGCATTGGATTAATTTGGTTTGTTAAATTAAAGAATCTTACAAACAAACCAAATCTTTCCACCACAAAGCCCAGCGCAATGAATGCTAGGGCAGATCGTTGCCACGCCAATAAAGTTCTTTCAGCAGCAAAATATACCCTAGGATCATCCAAATAAGACATTTTTCTTCCCAAGAATCAGAGAATTAAACCTGCAAATCTACAGCCAAATCAAGCTTTTAATCGGGCTTGATATTTCTTTGTGCGACTAAGGTTTTCCACTTTTGAATATCGTCACGAATAAATTTTGCAAACTGGTCTGAAGTTCCTCCAACAGTTTCCATACCCATATCAGCAAAGCGCTGCCTTACCTCAGGCTGGGACAAAATTTCATTAACATCCTTATTCAGGCGATCTACTATTTTTACTGGTAGCTTAGCTGGGCCAACTAGGCCAAACCATGTATACACCTCTGTGTTTTTATAACCCAACTCACCCAAAGACGGTACATCAGGCAAAAGGCTTGAGCGTGTGGAGCCAAATACTGCTAACACACGTATCTTTCCACTCTTCACATGAGGCAATGGAGAAATTATTGGATGAATTCCAGCATCAACCCTCTCCCCTAACAAATCAGTCACTGCAGGGGCGTCCCCTTTATAAGGAATGTGGTTTAAATTAGATTTAGCAAGGTTGTTAAACAACTCCAAAGCAAGATGAGGTGCTGTTCCATTTCCAGGGCTTGAAATATTTAAACCAGTAGGCTGCTTTGCAGATGCAGCCAATAGCTCGGCAACGGTTTTAATTGGTGAGTTCGCTGGCACCATTAAAAATAAAGGGGCCCTAACTACTTGCACAACTGGCGTGAAGTCTTTTAAGGTGTCGTAAGGAAGCTGTCCATACAGCGCTGGATTGGTTGTATGAGGTGCAGCAACCATTACAAAGTTATAGCCATCCGGCTCAGCTCTAGCAATTATTTCTGATGCTATCCGAATATTTGCCCCTGGCTTATTTTCAACAATAATTGTCTGTTGGAGTTTTGTTGATAATTTTTCTGCGATTAATCTAGTAGCTATATCGTTAGAGCCACCGGGTGCAAATGGAGAAATAAATTTTATTGATCTATTAGGCCACTCTTGCGCATTGGCAACTCCAGATGCAACAGCGATTACGCACATCAAAAACATTAATATTTTTTTCATATAACCTCTTTTATTGATTATTTTAAAATTCGCTTAGCAATATTCAGTAAGTGAATTTGGCTAGTCCCCTCATACAACCTAAATAAACGCACATCTCTATACAGCATTTCTATTGGGCCACCTGTATCCGCACAATATCCAGCACCCCCAAAAATTTGTACTACGCGATCTGCCACCCTTCCGCACATTTCAGAGGCATAGTATTTGCAAATAGATGCTTGAGTGGCAATATCCTCGCCTCGATCTCTCGCCCTAGCAGTCTCCAGAACTAAACTTTTCGCAGCCTCTATCTCAACCTTACTTTCCGCCAACATAGCCTGGATCAGTTGAAATTCAGCGATAGGTTTTCCAAATTGCTCACGCTTTTTAACATGGGCAAGTGCTTCATCAAGCAGGCGTATTGCCGGGCCAATACACAAGGCAGCCAAATTGATTCGTTGCTTATTAAGAGCCTTCATGGCAGTCGTAAATCCGAGGCCCAACTCACCGCCTAGAACATCAGAACCCGTGGCACGTACATCTTTTAAAAATACTTCAGATACTGGGGAGCCAGCTTGCCCCATTTTTTTGTGCTCTGGGCCAGTGCTAATCCCGGGAGTATCTTTGGAAATTAAAAATGCACTAATTCCCTTGTAGGATCGATCATTTAAGTCTGTTCTAGCAAAGACGGTAAAAAGATCTGCAATTGGGGCATTCGTTATATAGCGCTTTGTGCCATTAATAAGAAACCCTCCATCCCCATCCAACAGGGCCATTGACTTTAATGCAGTAGCATCTGAACCCGCCTCTGGCTCTGTCAACGCAAGGCATCCCGTTATCTCCCCCGATGCCAGCTTAGGTAGCCACTTTTCTTTTTGAGCTTGCGTACCATCTTGTACAAGCCCCTCAGAGCCAATACCTGTATTTGTTCCAGCCCTTGCTCGAAATGTAGTTGCCGCCTGAGATATTTCCATATTGGCAAGTGCCAACTCTTCGGTAGTGAGGCCGCTACCACCAAACTCCTGAGGGATGCTCCAGCCAAAGTAACCGTTAGTGCGCATCAACTCAACAATAGATTCAGGAATTTGATTGGCCTCCACCACAGCAGCCTCTGCTGGAATCGCTACATCCTTAACAAATTCACGGATACCCCTCAGTCGCTTCAGATTTAACTCGTCATTGGTTATCACTTGATCATCCTCTATTTAGAAAGGCAGTACCGCCATCTCGCTCAATATTTCGTTTTGCTTCCAGTAAGAATGGCAGCACCTTTTTACTAATCTCTAATTGAGTTGGCTTTGATCCACTCATCGTGCAATTTAATGCGACAAGGGGATCATCATTGCTGCCTACCCTTAGCGGCACAGCCACTGCATAAACATCAGACTCCCAATCTCCGCGACTTAAGCAATAGCCATTTTTTTCATAAAACTCTTGATCCCGATGAAATATCTGAATGTCACGGCGGTGCTGGGTTGGATTTGCGACTTTTAATCGATTCAGGATGGATTTTTGCTCTAGATCACCTGATGCAAAAATTAAGGCACGACCAATCGAAGTGGTGAGCAATGGCCTACTACTTCCAATATCAGGCTTTAAAAAATTTCCACGATCTAGCCGCAGCGCATCAACATAAATGACTTCAAGTCGTCCCAACATCCCCAAATTTACGGTCCACCTTGTTTTGGTAGCCAATTTTTCCATATGCGGCCTTGCAAGATGTCGAATATCCATTCCCGCTAACATTGGATATCCCAACATGAGGACACCGGGGGCAAGTCTGTATTTTTGTAAGCGCTCCACCCTGGCCAAATAACCCAACTTTTCAAGGGTATAAGTCAAGCGAGAAACCGTTGCTTTAGGCAAGGAAGTCTTTTCACATAGCTCACGATTACCCAGCAATTGATCGGTCGGGGTAAATGCACGCAACACATCTAACCCCCTGCTAAGGTTAATAGCAAATTGGCGATCAATCATGATTAGAGACAAATTTCAACATAATCAGATCCTCTTACTTTCTAATTGAATACACAATCTATTCCAGCCACTGTTTCGCTCTGCGAAACATTAACCCAAACAATATCAAATTTGATTCAATAGGGTTTTAGCTCACAAATTAGACAAATGATCTCTCGCCCACCATTGCTTCAAGATGTTCGGATTTTGGATTTATCCACAGTCATTGCGGCACCCTTTGCTGCCACTTTATGCGCTGATCTAGGCGCTACAGTCACGAAAATAGAATTGCCAGATGGATCAGATGCCTTGAGGGGTCTGGCCCCGACAACCCCCGAGTATGCGCTTTATTGGAAAGCGGTAAATCGCGGAAAAACAGGTATTACGCTTGATGTGCGAACAGCTAAAGGTAAAGAACTGTTTCTAAAGATACTCAAAAATACTGATGTATTGGTAGAAAACTTTCGCACCGGAACTATGGATCGATGGGGCTTAGATCTAAAAACGCTACTCGAAGCCAACCCCAAATTATTAGTTTTACGACTAACGGGATTCGGACAAACTGGCCCCTATGCAGCAAGGCCTGGATTTGCTCGCATTTTTGAAGCTATGAGCGGCTTAACCAATTTAATCGGAACTCCCACTAGTGGGCCACAACACCCCAATTTGCCTATAGGAGACTTAGTAGCCGGTTTATTTGGTGCACTGAGTATTTCTGCTGCGATTGCTTCCATCAGAAGAGATCCATCGCAGTCTGGTTTTGAAATTGATCTCTCTGCAACTGAAGCCGTATTTCGATTATTAGATCCGCTGGCTGTTGAGTATGAGGTTCTGGGAGTTAATAGAACACACAAAGGAAACCGTGCCAGCTATACAGCACCCTCAAACATGTATCAAACCAAAGATGGGCTCTGGGTTACGTTAGTAGCCTCCTCAGATGCGATATTTAAACGCTTATGTACGGCCATTGGTAAAAGTGAATGGGTTGATGACCCTAGATTTTCATCAAACCCCAATCGATGTATCAATGTAGTGGAGCTAGATACTGGAATAGCAAATTGGTTTGCGCACAATAGGTATCTCGAAATTGAAAAATTATTGAATGAAGCTGGCATCCCCTATACCAAAGTTTATGACATCAAAGATGTTCTAGATGATCCCCAGGTGAAAGCTAGAAATGGAATTATCCGACTGGTAGATACGGATCTTGGAAGCATTCCTGCACCATGTGTGGTGCCTCGAGTGTCAGATATTAAAATGGCGACCATCAAATCCGGGCCTAAGACCGGGGAAGATAATTCATCCTTTTACAAAACTCTTGGGCTATCTGATCAAGAAATAAATACCCTGGAGAAAGATGGGATTATTTAAACGCCGTCTTTAGAATGACTTTGTTAAAAAACGATGCTTAACATACGCCGATCAATACTCTTTGTAAGAACTTGAATCGCTTAATGAAATTAACGACACAATCTATTGCCAGCCCGATAAAAATAAAAGCCATCCGAGGAAGTTTTTAGCGTTACTTGGTGACTCAGGCTAGACTCGAGAACGGATAAAAGAGTTTCAATCTTTTACTCTACTCTCCGCTATTGGCTGATAATAGCCATTGAGCGTCCCGTAACTAGACGCCGAATAAACTTATCCCATTTAGAACAGGCAAAAACAAATCCTCTATCTATCGAGGCTTGATGGAATGATGATTTAAGAAGCATCTCCAGCATTAATAGATTTTGGTTTTGGGCATGTAGATCTCAGCCCATCTATATGCTCCAGTAAGTTTGGCAAAATTCGTCCCCACATAGGGTCAACAATAAAATCAATGCCTTCTCGTCTGGCCATTTTTGCAGCAGGCACAAAATCAGCATCACCAGCCATTAATACAATCTGGCTCACTTGATGCTTCATTGCCAAGGACGAAATATCGACTGCGATACGCATATCAACGCCTTTTTGCCTCACATTGGGCATAACATCATGCTCTGTTAACTGCTCAAACTTAACTTTCCCTTTAAGCATTAATTCTATTTTTTCAGGCTTAATGGTCCAAGGGGTTTCATTAGATAAATGCCCCAATCGAAGAGCTGTCTTGCGCTTAGCCTTTAGGTATTCATGAAGCTCATTTCTAAAAATAGCCTCCTGAGACTTTGAAAAATCAACCGCGCTTTTAGTTATGGGATTGTGTAATTTTTTATTTAAGGGAGTGCAATCATAGAAAAAAATTCTATACAACTCATGCTTTCTGCGTTCCTTGCCTTTTACGCCCTCAACCAAATGGGCTAGCGCACATCTGAACAAGAATTCAGATGCCCTCTTGGCATCATAAGAATTATGTGGCTCGATTTTCCGAAATCGCTTAATAAAATAAGCGCCATCTATCAGTATGGCTGTAGACATAACTTTGGCTCTTCAACAAAATAAAAAAGCCCAGGGGTTCGGCAAATCCTAGATGTTTGGATCGCTTACTGCCAAGGGCGGGATGAGTGAATAATACTCCCTAACAATTACACATTGCTAGTAAGGTTTACCCAAATACAACAAACATGCTTTAAAAAGCTTTAAAACGATGTTTCTGGGTAATAAATTAATTCCAAGATGAGATTGTTATCGCCAACACGACGCTGTCGATGCCATTCGGGAAATATTCGAAATCGCTGAGAGCCAACAGATTCGGTGCTTGTAGGGCGGTGGGTCGCAACCAGCTTAGACCCAATGTGCAGAACTGTTTTAGTCCTCTATCCTAGCTTTTCAATCCTCTGCTCTACCGACTGAGCTACCAGGCCAAGAGTTAGGATTATAAATGAAACTAATTTGTAGGATTAAAAACTGGGTTTACGATGGCAATTTACTCAATTGACTTATCAATCGGCATCCAAGAGGGCCGTATTTAAAGGGTCTTATGGAGTGTTTAGTAGTTCCCAGCAATCTGACTAGCTAATTGCTCGGCTTGCTTGGCAATAGCGCTTGCAGCAATGACATCACCCAAGCTTCCCATGGTTGCCGGTCCAATCATCCATAAACTATTCCACCGATCAGATGGTGAACGAATCACTCGGAAGCTTTCATCAACCGCGATAGCATGCCCAAGCGGGTCCCTGATCGCCAATCGGTTTTCAATGAGTTGATTTAGTAAGGGATCAGATGCAACGCCTGTGCAATTGATGATTCGATCTCCCTCAACATTAATTCCATTACCCAAGAGCACTCTCACCTTAGAGTCAGTACATTTGATTTCTATTGCACGCCCCAATACAAATTGAATTTGATTATTTGACTTCAGCTTTTCATATGCAGCTATCGTTTGTGGTGAGGCTCGAAAACGATATAAATTCCATAGCCAACCTACCCTCTTAAATAAAGTTCGCTTTTGATGCACGGAGAATTGTTGCCAAATGATATTAATATTTGTCCTCAACTCTTCCCATGCGCTCTGCCACTCTGTGCTCGTAGTGGATGTTGATGGCAAATAATCCCGTATGAAACGAATGAATTTAGCTGGACTTAAATTCTGCGGCCAAACGGGCTGAATCTTTCTTTCCCAATTCGCCTGGGCTGGAGGAAAAATGGCTCTCGGACTAATCACATATATTTGTCCAAGATGCTTACGCTCTACCAAATTATTAATGGCATCTAATGCTGTCAATCCTCCGCCAAGCAAAATAATGCTCTCATGGGCTTCGACCCCGACTAATCCATGTCCCGTCCAAGGGTTCTCGACAAGACATGATGCAGATAGATCAGGATAAGGATTAGTGACTACGCAAGGCCAAGTGGGTGGGGGATTGCCAGTAGCGATAATGACTCGCTTTGCACTTAATACCGCTTGGTTATCAAGAACAAGATTCCAAGAATTATCGGCCGAACTTAAGCTGACAACTTTAGCTTTAATTTGTTCAATGTCATCCGATTTAGTTTCGGCAGAAATCAGTTCAGAAACATACCGACCAAAATCTTGGCGACGATAAAAATATCCTGCATCTGTCTTTGCTTCTGGATCATTTACATGCTCTTTAGCCCACCTTGAAAAATGCAAGGGGTCATCTGAAAAAATGATTGGCAAATCCTCACGGATGTTTAGTCGAAAATGTAGATTGTCACAACCATATGCATTTCCCTTGCCTAGAGCGCCTGATCCAATCACCGTTATAGCGGTGGGTGCAATGCCCCTGCGCAAGAGATGCGCCACCATTACAGCTGCAGCAAAGCCGTCTCCAATAATCGCCAATTCTTTAATGTTCGACATGGGTCAGCCTAAATAGTAATTAGCCCCTATCTAGAGGACCGGGCCAAATGTAATTTTTTATAACTGTCGATTAAACGATGGTGCCTCTCTAAGCCCTCTAACTTCGTGCTTGTTGGAGTTAATCCAAAGAAGCGCACACTACCACTTACTGATCCCAAAACCGCATCGATTCTTTCCTTGCTAAACATACGTCGTAGATTTTGCAGATAGTCATTTAGCTCTAAATTCTCATCAAGCTCAATCTCAAGCACCGTATTTAAGGCCTGATAAAACAGTTTGCGTTCGACCGTATTGTCGTTGTATTGCAGAAAAGCGCCAACAAGTTCATGCGCCTCTTCAAATTGTTTCAATGCCAGATTAATTAAGAGCTTCAACTCAAGAACCGTTAATTGACCCCAGGGCGTATTCTCGTCAAACTCAATGCCAATCAATGTGGCGATATCACCATACTCATCAAGTTCATTATTTTCTAGATTTTCTAGTAGCTTCCTTAGATTGGCATTATCTAGTTTGTGTAGATTCAAAATATCAGCACGGAATAACAGGGCCTTGTTCGTGTTATCCCAAACCAAGTCTTCTATCGGGTACACCTCGGAATACCCTGGCACCAGGATTCTGCAAGCAATCGCTCCCAGCTCGTCATACACTGCTACATAAGCTTCTTTACCCATATCTTTAAGAATGCCAAACAGGGTTGCCGCTTCATCTCTATTGGAGTGCTCGCCATGACCTGAAAAGTCCCACTCAACAAAATCGTAATTTGATTTAGCGCTGAAGAATCGCCACGACACAATGCCGCTAGAGTCGATAAAGTGCTCAACAAAATTATTTGGCTCAGTCACTGCCTCACTAGCGAAAGTAGGCGGCGGTAAATCATTCAAGCCTTCTAGACTACGGCCTTGCAGAAGTTCAGTTAGGCTCCGCTCCAGGGCGACTTCCAATCTTGGATGTGCCCCAAAGGATGCAAATACTCCGCCCGTTCTTGGGTTCATAAGAGTAACGCACATAACAGGATAGATGCCGCCTAATGATGCGTCTTTTACCAACACCGGAAAGCCCTGCTCTTCAAGACTCTGAATGCCCGCCAGAATACCGGGGTATTTTGCAAGCACTTCTTGTGGCACGTCTGGCAAAGCAATTTCTTCTTCAATAATTTGACGTTTAACTGCTCGTTCAAAAATCTCTGACAAGCATTGCACCTGCGCTTCAGCAAGCGTGTTGCCAGCGCTCATGCCATTACTGACATACAAATTTTCAATTAAGTTGGATGGGAAATACACAGTCTTACCGTCTGACTGACGCACATATGGCAAAGAACAAATTCCCCGCTCTACATTGCCAGAATTGGTATCGATTAAATGTGAGGCTCGCAGTTCACCATCGGCATTAAAAATCTCTAGGCAATACTCATCCAGAATTTCTTTAGGTAGCGCATCTTTTGGTCCTGGCTTAAACCAACGCTCATTTGGATAATGAACAAAATTGCTATTGGCTATATCCTCACCCCAAAATGCACCAGCATAAAAATGGTTATTGCTGAGTCGCTCGATATACTCGCCCAAGGCTGAGGCTAGCGCGCTTTCTTTTGTGGAGCCTTTGCCATTGGTAAAGCACATTGGCGAGTGTGCATCGCGAATATGTAAAGACCATACATTAGGAATCAGGTTACGCCATGAGGCAATTTCAATCTTAATTCCTAGATTGGCGAGCACACCAGACATATTCGCAATGGTTTGCTCTAGCGGCAAATCCTTACCTGGAATAATGGTGCTTACATCTGAGGCCGAGTTCAAAGTTAAAAGGCTCTGCGCATCAGCATCGAGATTCTTAACCTCTTCAATGACAAACTCCGGGCCCGCCTGCACGACTTTCTTGACCGTACAGCGCTCGATGGATCGCAAGATACCCTGGCGATCATTGGCAGAAATATCTTCTGGCAATTCAACCTGAATTTTGAATATCTGTTGGTAACGATTTTCTGGGTCGACAATATTATTTTGCGAAAGGCGAATGTTCTCGGTTGAGATATTGCGTGTGTCGCAATACAGCTTTACAAAATAGGCGGCACATAAAGCGGAGGAAGCCAAAAAGTAGTCAAAAGGTCCCGGGGCTGAACCATCCCCTTTATATCGAATGGGCTGATCAGCAATTACCGTAAAGTCATCGAACTTGGCTTCGAGACGCAACTTATCGAGAAAGTTAACCTTTATTTCCATGGGAATAATTCCGAAATGATGTGAACGCAATGATCCGTCGCAATGTCAATGCTGTGCGCCACACCAATAGTCCCAAAGAACATTACAAGGGACTCATACTTGGTGTTTACTGCTCGGCTTTATTGCGTGACGTGTCGATTCCTAAAGCTTTTAACTTGCGGTAGAGGTGTGTGCGCTCTAAACCAGTGTATTCAGAAATCTTAGTCATGCTACCACCCATGATGATCATTTGATGCTCGAAGTAGGCTTTTTCGAATAAGTCTCTGGCCTCACGAAGCGGCAAATCAAAGTAAGTTTTTGCAATCCCACTAATGTACTCACCCTCTTGTACTTGAGTGACTTTCTCACTGGCTGCCACTCTGGGGGTGGGGCTAGATGAGGACGCAGAAGACGATCTTTCCTCAACAGGCTCAATAAACTTAGGCGCACTC from Polynucleobacter sp. AP-Jannik-300A-C4 encodes the following:
- a CDS encoding FAD/NAD(P)-binding protein, with protein sequence MSNIKELAIIGDGFAAAVMVAHLLRRGIAPTAITVIGSGALGKGNAYGCDNLHFRLNIREDLPIIFSDDPLHFSRWAKEHVNDPEAKTDAGYFYRRQDFGRYVSELISAETKSDDIEQIKAKVVSLSSADNSWNLVLDNQAVLSAKRVIIATGNPPPTWPCVVTNPYPDLSASCLVENPWTGHGLVGVEAHESIILLGGGLTALDAINNLVERKHLGQIYVISPRAIFPPAQANWERKIQPVWPQNLSPAKFIRFIRDYLPSTSTTSTEWQSAWEELRTNINIIWQQFSVHQKRTLFKRVGWLWNLYRFRASPQTIAAYEKLKSNNQIQFVLGRAIEIKCTDSKVRVLLGNGINVEGDRIINCTGVASDPLLNQLIENRLAIRDPLGHAIAVDESFRVIRSPSDRWNSLWMIGPATMGSLGDVIAASAIAKQAEQLASQIAGNY
- a CDS encoding OsmC domain/YcaO domain-containing protein — protein: MEIKVNFLDKLRLEAKFDDFTVIADQPIRYKGDGSAPGPFDYFLASSALCAAYFVKLYCDTRNISTENIRLSQNNIVDPENRYQQIFKIQVELPEDISANDRQGILRSIERCTVKKVVQAGPEFVIEEVKNLDADAQSLLTLNSASDVSTIIPGKDLPLEQTIANMSGVLANLGIKIEIASWRNLIPNVWSLHIRDAHSPMCFTNGKGSTKESALASALGEYIERLSNNHFYAGAFWGEDIANSNFVHYPNERWFKPGPKDALPKEILDEYCLEIFNADGELRASHLIDTNSGNVERGICSLPYVRQSDGKTVYFPSNLIENLYVSNGMSAGNTLAEAQVQCLSEIFERAVKRQIIEEEIALPDVPQEVLAKYPGILAGIQSLEEQGFPVLVKDASLGGIYPVMCVTLMNPRTGGVFASFGAHPRLEVALERSLTELLQGRSLEGLNDLPPPTFASEAVTEPNNFVEHFIDSSGIVSWRFFSAKSNYDFVEWDFSGHGEHSNRDEAATLFGILKDMGKEAYVAVYDELGAIACRILVPGYSEVYPIEDLVWDNTNKALLFRADILNLHKLDNANLRKLLENLENNELDEYGDIATLIGIEFDENTPWGQLTVLELKLLINLALKQFEEAHELVGAFLQYNDNTVERKLFYQALNTVLEIELDENLELNDYLQNLRRMFSKERIDAVLGSVSGSVRFFGLTPTSTKLEGLERHHRLIDSYKKLHLARSSR